Genomic DNA from Anaerolineae bacterium:
AGCCGTAGTGGGCGTAGCCGCGGGCGCGGGCGGCTGCGTCGGCTCGGGCGCGGCCCCGGCGCAAGCGCTGGCCAGTGTCGCCGCGCTGGCCACACCGGATACCAAGAGGAATCTCCGTCGGCTCAGTCCTGTCGCTGACATGTCGTCCTCCCTCTTATGCAGTCCTCGGCTTCTGTGGCGAGTCTGCCATGCCGGGGTCCACAGCCGTGACCTCCGGCCTTTTCCCTACCAGCCGTACTCCGGTACCTCCAGCCAGACACCTCCTCTCATGGCGGCTTCGTGCGCCAAGATCCCCGGGATGGTGAAATCTACGGCCCGAATGACGTCTATCGGCGGCTGACGACCCTCGTCCAGCGCCTCGATGAAATCCCGCACCATGAAGAACTCGGAGGTGCCGTGCCCACCGGCGCGGGCCTCTTCCGGCGCGTTAGGGTCAACGATGGTGCACTCGATCTCCTCGGCACCCTCCTCCACCGTTCGCTCGCCTTCCAGCCAGCGGAATCCGCGGTTCTGGCGCACGTCCCCGCGACCGTTCTCCACAAAGCCTTTGGTGCCGTACAAGGAGTAATAGACCATGGCCGGGTGGCGGGGGGCGATCTGGCTGCGCAGTATCTTCACCACGGCGCCCTTCTCGGTGTGGAAGAGGCCCACCTCCATGTCCAGGTAGGCGATGCTCTCCCCGGGATGGGTGTGATGATTGCTGTGGGCGCCGGTGGCCCGCACTACGCGGTCGTCCATCAGGGTCAGCAGGGGGCCGAGGCAGTGGGCGCAGTACCAGATCGGCGCGCGGGTGTAGCGCCAGTACTTCTCGCCCGTCTTCGGATCGGTCAGCAGATGGTTGATGGCATGGATGTACTCGCCCTCGGCGTAGTAGATCTGCCCCAACTTCCCCTGGGCCACCAGTTCCTTCCACTGGCGAACGTAGTGGAAGTAGGTGTAGTTCTCCGCCATCATGTAAGCCTTGCCGGTGCGCTTGACGGCGTCGATCACCGCCAAGCACTCGTCCACGGTGTAGGCCACCGTCTGCTCGCAGAGGACGTGCTTGCCCGCCTCCATGGCGGCGATGGACTGCGGCGCGTGGTACTCGATGGGCGTGGCGATGACGACCGCGTCCACCGGCGCCTGCACGAACTGGTCGAAGTCGGTGTAGAGGCGAGAGTCAGGGACGCTGTAGGCCTTGCCCAGGTCCGCCACCACCTCGGGCTTAAGGTCGCACAGCGCGGCGATCTCCACCTGCGGGTGGGAGGCGAGCGTGCTCACTAGTCCCTGCCCTCGCCGCAGCCCCACCAGCCCCACCTTGTAGCTCTTCTTCATGGATACCGCCCTCCCAGGGATAGGGTCACCGGAACATTGGCTCCAGCCGCCGGTACAGCTCGCCGTAACGGAGGAAGCCGTCGTCATACACCGCGCGGTTCTCGGGGCGGGGAAGGAACTGCCGCCCGCGGTAGGCCATGGCGTCGGCCGCCTGGCGCAGGTCCTCGAACTCGCCCGTGGCAACGGCGGCCAGCATGGCCGCCCCGCGGCAGGAGGCCTCGTCGCCGCCAGCCTCGGTCACGGGCAGGCCGGTCACGTCGGCCTTGATCTGCAGCCACAGGTCGCTGCGGGCGCCGCCGCCCATGCTGAGCAACTCGACGGCGGGAGCTCCCAGCTCGGCGAGCAGTTCCAGGTTGCCCCGCAGCAGGT
This window encodes:
- a CDS encoding Gfo/Idh/MocA family oxidoreductase; the protein is MKKSYKVGLVGLRRGQGLVSTLASHPQVEIAALCDLKPEVVADLGKAYSVPDSRLYTDFDQFVQAPVDAVVIATPIEYHAPQSIAAMEAGKHVLCEQTVAYTVDECLAVIDAVKRTGKAYMMAENYTYFHYVRQWKELVAQGKLGQIYYAEGEYIHAINHLLTDPKTGEKYWRYTRAPIWYCAHCLGPLLTLMDDRVVRATGAHSNHHTHPGESIAYLDMEVGLFHTEKGAVVKILRSQIAPRHPAMVYYSLYGTKGFVENGRGDVRQNRGFRWLEGERTVEEGAEEIECTIVDPNAPEEARAGGHGTSEFFMVRDFIEALDEGRQPPIDVIRAVDFTIPGILAHEAAMRGGVWLEVPEYGW